One window of the Agrobacterium larrymoorei genome contains the following:
- the nrdF gene encoding class 1b ribonucleoside-diphosphate reductase subunit beta, whose translation MNIQLKTTAPKAATAIRAINWNRLEDDKDLEVWNRLTGNFWLPEKVPLSNDIPSWATLKAEEQQLTIRVFTGLTLLDTIQNGVGSVRLMEDVATPHEEAVLSNISFMEAVHARSYSSIFSTLCSTPDVDDAYRWSEENEFLQRKSSLILEQYASDDPLKKKVASVFLESFLFYSGFYLPMYWSSRAKLTNTADMIRLIIRDEAVHGYYIGYKFQRALERLPEAARQEIKDFAFDLLLELYDNEARYTEALYDGVGLTEDVKKFLHYNANKALMNLGYEALFPAEACKVNPAILSALSPNADENHDFFSGSGSSYVIGKAVATEDEDWDF comes from the coding sequence ATGAACATCCAACTGAAGACCACGGCGCCAAAGGCTGCCACCGCCATTCGCGCGATCAACTGGAACCGCCTTGAGGACGACAAGGACCTCGAGGTGTGGAACAGACTGACAGGCAATTTCTGGCTACCGGAAAAGGTACCACTCTCCAACGACATCCCCTCCTGGGCAACGCTGAAGGCCGAAGAGCAGCAATTGACGATCCGCGTCTTCACCGGACTGACACTGCTCGACACGATCCAGAACGGCGTCGGGTCAGTCCGCCTGATGGAAGATGTGGCGACGCCGCATGAAGAGGCGGTGCTTTCCAACATCTCCTTCATGGAGGCCGTGCATGCCCGCTCCTATTCGTCGATTTTCTCTACGCTGTGCTCCACGCCGGATGTGGACGATGCTTATCGATGGTCGGAAGAAAACGAGTTCCTCCAGCGCAAATCGTCCCTGATCCTGGAGCAATATGCCTCTGACGATCCATTGAAGAAAAAGGTGGCGTCGGTCTTCCTCGAAAGCTTCCTGTTCTATTCGGGCTTTTATCTGCCGATGTACTGGTCTAGCCGTGCCAAGCTCACCAATACGGCAGACATGATCCGCCTCATCATTCGCGACGAGGCGGTACACGGCTACTATATCGGCTACAAATTCCAGCGCGCACTCGAACGTTTGCCAGAGGCGGCGCGCCAGGAGATCAAGGATTTCGCCTTTGACCTGCTCCTGGAGCTTTATGACAACGAAGCGCGATACACCGAGGCGCTTTACGATGGCGTCGGCCTGACTGAGGACGTCAAGAAGTTCCTTCATTACAATGCTAACAAGGCACTGATGAACCTCGGTTATGAGGCACTGTTTCCCGCCGAGGCCTGCAAGGTCAATCCCGCCATCCTTTCGGCGCTGTCCCCAAATGCCGATGAGAACCACGACTTCTTCTCCGGCTCCGGCTCATCCTATGTCATCGGCAAGGCGGTCGCCACTGAGGATGAGGACTGGGATTTTTAG
- the nrdE gene encoding class 1b ribonucleoside-diphosphate reductase subunit alpha, whose product MDTLTLERPLKQSDATVLDYHALNAMLNLYDEDGRIQLDKDRLAARQYFLQHVNQNTVFFHNLREKLDYLLSEGYYEQTVLDQYAFNFVRDLFDHAYAKKFRFPTFLGAFKYYTSYTLKTFDGKRYLERYEDRVCIVALALARGDEKLARDLVDEMISGRFQPATPTFLNAGKKQRGELVSCFLLRMEDNMESIARGINSALQLSKRGGGVALSLTNLRESGAPIKQIENQSSGVIPVMKLLEDSFSYANQLGARQGAGAVYLNAHHPDIMRFLDTKRENADEKIRIKTLSLGVVVPDITFELAKNNEDMYLFSPYDVERIYGVAFSEISVTEKYREMVADSRIRKKKIKAREFFQVLAEIQFESGYPYIMFEDTVNRENPIAGRITMSNLCSEILQVSEPSTYEADLSYETTGKDISCNLGSLNIAAAMDSNDFGRTVETAIHALTAVSDMSHIASVPSVAKGNAESHAIGLGQMNLHGYLARERIFYGSEEGVDFTNIYFYTVTYHALRASNRLAVERGQRFKGFEQSKYASGDYFDKYTQKEWKPSTARVTDLFEKAGIHIPTQEDWLKLKQAVMEGGLYNQNLQAVPPTGSISYINHSTSSIHPIVSKIEIRKEGKIGRVYYPAAFMTNDNLEYYQDAYEIGPEKIIDTYAAATQHVDQGLSLTLFFRDTATTRDINRAQIYAWKKGIKTIYYIRLRQMALTGTEVQGCVSCAL is encoded by the coding sequence TTGGACACGTTGACACTCGAGAGGCCCCTGAAGCAATCGGACGCGACCGTGCTGGATTACCACGCGCTGAACGCGATGCTGAACCTCTATGATGAGGATGGCCGGATTCAGTTGGACAAGGACAGGCTGGCTGCACGCCAGTACTTTCTTCAGCACGTAAACCAGAACACGGTGTTCTTTCACAATCTGCGCGAAAAGCTCGATTATCTTTTGAGTGAAGGCTATTACGAGCAGACAGTGCTGGACCAGTATGCCTTCAACTTCGTCCGCGATCTTTTCGATCATGCCTATGCGAAGAAATTCCGCTTCCCGACATTCCTCGGGGCGTTCAAATACTACACGTCCTATACGCTGAAAACCTTTGACGGAAAACGATACCTGGAGCGGTATGAAGACCGCGTCTGCATTGTGGCGCTGGCGCTGGCACGGGGCGACGAAAAGCTGGCCCGTGACCTTGTGGATGAGATGATCTCCGGCCGCTTTCAACCGGCCACTCCAACCTTTTTGAATGCGGGCAAGAAGCAGCGCGGCGAACTGGTTTCCTGCTTCCTGCTGCGCATGGAAGACAATATGGAGTCGATCGCCCGTGGCATCAACTCTGCACTGCAGCTCTCGAAGCGCGGCGGCGGCGTGGCCCTTTCGCTGACCAATCTTCGCGAAAGCGGCGCACCGATCAAACAGATCGAAAACCAGTCCTCCGGCGTCATCCCGGTAATGAAACTGTTGGAGGATTCCTTTTCCTACGCAAACCAGCTTGGCGCGCGCCAGGGTGCCGGCGCCGTCTATCTCAACGCCCATCACCCGGACATCATGCGCTTCCTCGACACCAAGCGCGAAAATGCCGACGAAAAAATCCGCATCAAGACGCTGTCGCTCGGCGTCGTCGTTCCGGATATCACCTTCGAACTCGCCAAGAACAATGAGGATATGTACCTCTTCTCACCCTACGATGTGGAACGCATCTATGGCGTCGCCTTCAGCGAGATATCGGTAACGGAAAAGTACCGCGAGATGGTCGCCGATAGCCGTATCCGCAAAAAGAAGATCAAGGCGCGCGAGTTCTTTCAGGTGCTGGCCGAGATCCAGTTCGAAAGCGGCTATCCCTACATCATGTTCGAGGACACGGTGAACCGCGAGAACCCGATTGCCGGGCGCATCACCATGAGCAATCTCTGCTCGGAAATTCTTCAGGTCAGTGAACCCAGCACCTATGAGGCCGACCTGTCCTATGAAACGACCGGCAAGGACATTTCCTGCAACCTCGGCTCGCTTAACATCGCAGCGGCGATGGATTCGAATGATTTCGGCAGGACGGTTGAGACCGCGATCCACGCTTTGACAGCCGTTTCCGATATGAGCCATATCGCCTCCGTGCCATCTGTTGCCAAGGGCAACGCCGAAAGCCACGCAATCGGCCTCGGCCAGATGAACCTGCATGGCTATCTCGCGCGCGAGCGGATTTTCTATGGCTCCGAAGAAGGCGTGGATTTCACCAATATCTATTTCTACACGGTGACCTATCACGCGCTGAGAGCTTCCAATCGCCTGGCGGTAGAGCGTGGCCAGCGCTTCAAGGGCTTTGAACAGTCCAAATATGCGAGCGGCGACTACTTCGATAAATACACGCAAAAGGAATGGAAGCCGTCAACGGCGCGCGTTACCGATCTGTTCGAAAAAGCCGGTATTCACATCCCGACACAGGAAGACTGGCTGAAACTGAAGCAGGCTGTGATGGAGGGCGGGCTGTACAATCAGAACCTCCAGGCGGTGCCGCCGACCGGCTCGATTTCCTATATCAATCACTCGACCTCCTCCATCCACCCGATCGTCTCGAAAATCGAAATCCGCAAGGAAGGCAAGATCGGCCGGGTCTATTATCCGGCTGCCTTCATGACCAACGACAATCTCGAATACTATCAGGATGCCTACGAGATCGGACCTGAGAAGATCATCGATACCTATGCCGCAGCCACGCAGCATGTGGACCAGGGATTGTCGCTGACTCTGTTCTTCCGCGACACCGCCACGACACGGGATATCAACCGCGCCCAGATCTATGCCTGGAAGAAGGGCATCAAGACGATCTACTACATCCGCCTTCGCCAAATGGCGCTGACCGGCACGGAAGTGCAAGGTTGCGTCTCCTGCGCCCTCTGA
- the nrdI gene encoding class Ib ribonucleoside-diphosphate reductase assembly flavoprotein NrdI: protein MTGEVVYFSTRSENTHRFVSKLETPARRIPISAAEPLHVHNPFVLIVPTYSGENGKGAVPKQVIRFLNDANNRANLRGVIAAGNSNFGATFGIAGDIISAKCGVPYLYRFELMGTGEDVVNVRQGLERFWTR, encoded by the coding sequence ATGACGGGGGAGGTCGTCTACTTCTCGACCCGCTCGGAAAACACACATCGCTTTGTGAGCAAGCTCGAGACCCCGGCCCGCCGTATTCCGATCAGCGCTGCTGAACCTCTCCATGTTCACAACCCGTTCGTCCTCATCGTTCCGACCTATAGCGGCGAGAACGGCAAGGGCGCGGTTCCCAAACAGGTCATTCGCTTCCTCAACGATGCGAATAATCGAGCAAATCTTCGCGGCGTGATTGCTGCGGGCAACAGCAATTTCGGCGCAACCTTCGGGATCGCCGGCGACATCATCTCCGCCAAATGCGGTGTGCCGTATCTCTATCGCTTCGAACTGATGGGAACGGGAGAGGACGTCGTCAATGTCAGACAGGGATTGGAACGATTTTGGACACGTTGA
- the nrdH gene encoding glutaredoxin-like protein NrdH produces MTITVYSKPACVQCTATTRALDRQGLDYTIVDVSTDEQAYEHVLGLGYRQVPVVIAGEMHWAGFRPDMISTLAS; encoded by the coding sequence ATGACCATCACCGTCTACAGCAAGCCAGCTTGCGTTCAATGCACCGCGACCACCCGCGCGCTCGATCGTCAGGGTCTCGACTACACGATCGTCGATGTCTCCACTGACGAGCAAGCTTATGAGCACGTGCTCGGTCTCGGCTATCGCCAGGTACCAGTTGTGATTGCCGGGGAGATGCACTGGGCGGGCTTTCGGCCGGACATGATCAGCACGCTTGCATCGTGA
- a CDS encoding ABC transporter substrate-binding protein, with translation MMKRLFAAVGFCALAGFATTPATAATSYPLTIENCGATVTFNKAPERAVALGQNSAEIMLLLGLQDKMVGTAFWPNKVLPQVAEANAKVKVLTVEFPTFESILAQNPDFVTAALPTLVGPTSKVAKREDFDKLGISTYLSPSMCALDDMSKDKSGYGNRSKLWNMETLYKEIDDLSQIFDVADKGQAVIADLKKREAALRADAPKDGKKLSYVFWFSSPSPSADAYLGGKNSPSGYIADLLGGTNAITTETESPAIGWETIIAANPDVIVVTQVDRNRWELDKADAKIKFLNSDPATSQMNAVKNKALVIMPAQAMNPSVQTIYGAEQIAQQLKTLGLK, from the coding sequence ATGATGAAGCGTCTTTTTGCGGCTGTTGGATTTTGCGCGCTGGCTGGGTTTGCGACGACCCCCGCGACGGCTGCGACGAGCTATCCTCTGACGATCGAAAACTGCGGCGCGACGGTCACCTTCAACAAGGCGCCAGAGCGTGCCGTGGCACTTGGCCAGAACAGCGCCGAGATCATGCTGCTGCTCGGTCTTCAGGACAAGATGGTCGGCACTGCCTTCTGGCCGAACAAGGTCCTGCCGCAGGTCGCTGAAGCAAATGCCAAAGTGAAGGTTCTGACTGTCGAGTTTCCGACCTTCGAATCCATTCTGGCACAAAACCCGGACTTCGTGACCGCCGCTTTGCCGACGCTCGTCGGCCCTACCAGCAAGGTGGCGAAGCGCGAAGATTTCGACAAGCTTGGTATCTCCACCTATCTGTCGCCCAGCATGTGTGCGCTGGACGACATGTCCAAGGACAAGTCCGGTTACGGCAACCGCTCCAAGCTCTGGAACATGGAGACGTTGTACAAGGAGATCGACGATCTCTCGCAGATTTTCGATGTGGCCGACAAGGGCCAAGCCGTCATCGCCGACCTGAAGAAGCGCGAAGCTGCATTGCGTGCTGATGCGCCGAAGGATGGCAAGAAGCTTTCCTATGTCTTCTGGTTCTCCAGCCCGTCGCCTTCGGCTGACGCCTATCTCGGCGGCAAGAACAGCCCATCCGGCTATATCGCCGATCTTTTGGGCGGCACCAACGCCATCACGACCGAGACGGAATCGCCTGCGATTGGTTGGGAAACCATCATTGCCGCCAATCCTGATGTCATCGTCGTGACGCAGGTTGACCGCAACCGCTGGGAACTCGACAAGGCAGACGCCAAGATCAAGTTCCTGAATAGCGATCCGGCTACCAGCCAGATGAACGCCGTCAAGAACAAGGCGCTCGTCATCATGCCGGCGCAGGCGATGAACCCGAGCGTTCAGACGATCTATGGCGCCGAGCAGATTGCTCAGCAGTTGAAGACCCTCGGCCTCAAGTGA
- a CDS encoding FecCD family ABC transporter permease, with protein MRRLLASVALYLACFVTIALVVGISVGIGDLPIPLSTTYAAITNKLGWTSVEISRIHEAVIWEYRLSRALVAVFCGAGLAMCGAIMQAMLRNPLAEPYVLGISAGASTGAVAVVILGIGAGAVSLSLGAFVGAFAAFFLVAILSNGARGGADRTILAGVAAAQLFNAATSYVVTTSGNAQQARDVMFWLLGSFGGVRWPDVGLVSIVVGLGLICCLFHARVLDAFAFGDEAAASLGVNVGRTRIILFALTAVITATIVSMVGTIGFVGLVVPHAARFVVGPLHARLLPACAITGAIFMVLADIASRTLVPQQVLPIGVVTALVGVPFFSVILYRLQRAS; from the coding sequence CTGCGGCGGCTGCTTGCCTCCGTGGCGCTCTATCTCGCCTGCTTCGTGACGATTGCCCTCGTGGTCGGCATCAGTGTCGGGATTGGCGATTTGCCGATCCCGCTTTCGACCACCTATGCCGCCATCACCAACAAGCTCGGCTGGACGTCGGTTGAAATCAGTCGCATCCATGAGGCGGTCATCTGGGAGTACAGGCTAAGCCGCGCGCTCGTGGCCGTTTTTTGCGGCGCGGGCCTCGCGATGTGCGGCGCCATCATGCAGGCCATGCTGCGCAATCCCCTGGCCGAGCCCTATGTTCTCGGCATTTCCGCCGGTGCTTCGACCGGTGCTGTCGCCGTCGTCATTCTCGGAATTGGCGCCGGAGCGGTGTCGCTTTCTCTCGGCGCCTTCGTTGGCGCCTTTGCCGCATTCTTCCTGGTCGCCATCTTATCCAATGGCGCGCGCGGCGGAGCCGACAGAACGATCCTCGCCGGTGTCGCAGCCGCTCAGCTATTCAATGCCGCCACATCCTATGTGGTCACCACATCCGGTAACGCGCAGCAGGCGCGCGATGTGATGTTCTGGCTTCTCGGCAGCTTCGGCGGTGTACGCTGGCCGGATGTCGGTCTCGTCTCCATCGTCGTCGGTCTCGGTCTGATCTGCTGCCTGTTCCATGCCCGCGTTCTCGATGCCTTTGCTTTCGGCGATGAAGCGGCCGCTTCTCTTGGTGTCAATGTCGGGCGGACACGCATCATCCTCTTCGCGCTGACGGCAGTTATTACCGCCACCATCGTCAGCATGGTGGGAACGATCGGCTTCGTTGGTCTCGTCGTTCCCCATGCGGCACGGTTCGTCGTCGGGCCGCTGCACGCACGGCTCTTGCCTGCCTGCGCCATTACCGGTGCCATCTTCATGGTGCTGGCGGACATCGCTTCGCGCACGCTCGTCCCGCAGCAGGTTCTGCCCATCGGTGTGGTGACGGCGCTGGTCGGCGTGCCGTTCTTCTCCGTCATCCTTTACAGGCTGCAACGCGCGTCATGA
- a CDS encoding ABC transporter ATP-binding protein, whose translation MSITADNLVWKVGAKTIVDGISFTVEPGKMLGLLGPNGSGKTSLLRLLSGLKKPHSGRVLLDGTDIKTIRRKSLAQRIAFIEQHATTNVNLKVIDVVKLGRFPHKSMFSGWTREDDAAVNEALERTEMAAKRNDAWQSLSGGEKQRAHLARALAQSPKELILDEPTNHLDVHHQISLLRLVSQLPVTSIIALHDLNHAAMYCDHLIVLQTGKIVASGTPEEVMTQDLLRDVFSVEAVVEASRFHAKPHIQFLR comes from the coding sequence ATGAGTATCACAGCGGACAATCTGGTGTGGAAGGTCGGTGCCAAGACGATCGTGGATGGCATTTCCTTCACGGTCGAGCCAGGCAAGATGCTTGGACTTCTCGGGCCAAACGGCTCCGGCAAAACATCGCTGCTGCGGCTGCTCAGCGGGCTGAAGAAACCCCATTCCGGAAGGGTGCTGCTGGACGGCACGGACATCAAAACGATCCGCCGCAAATCTCTGGCGCAGCGCATCGCCTTCATCGAGCAGCACGCCACGACGAACGTCAATCTGAAGGTCATCGACGTCGTCAAGCTTGGGCGCTTTCCCCACAAATCGATGTTCTCCGGTTGGACGCGGGAAGACGACGCAGCGGTGAATGAGGCGCTTGAGCGCACGGAAATGGCAGCCAAACGCAATGATGCCTGGCAGAGCCTCTCGGGCGGTGAGAAGCAGCGTGCTCATCTTGCTCGCGCCCTGGCGCAGTCGCCGAAGGAGCTCATCCTCGATGAGCCCACCAATCATCTGGATGTCCACCACCAGATCAGTCTTCTTCGTCTGGTGTCTCAGCTTCCGGTCACCAGCATCATTGCACTTCATGATCTCAATCACGCGGCCATGTACTGCGATCACCTGATCGTGCTGCAGACCGGCAAGATCGTGGCATCTGGAACGCCAGAAGAGGTGATGACGCAGGATCTCTTGCGGGATGTCTTTTCGGTGGAAGCCGTCGTCGAGGCGTCGCGCTTTCACGCCAAGCCGCACATCCAGTTTCTTCGATAG
- a CDS encoding DMT family transporter, whose translation MKTINENQTLGIGLRVLSGFLFAGMSICIKATSGQVPVGQIVFFRSAFALIPLVIFLWWRNEFPRGLATRRPFGHLLRSSLGAAAMFASFASIARLPLAEATLLTYLSPTFTSIAGVVLLSERLTKWRVGGVLLGLAGVVTLVWPEIGHGVMDETRMWGYILGLLMGVLTSFALIMVRSLSRTENPGAIAFYFVIASMIGGLFTLPFGWVMPDHMGFALLVLAGLFGGFAHIAMTVAFRHAEASLLAPFEYIAILWPILADLLIFKSPLSSTFITALPLILTGAALAAMEGRRKRNQS comes from the coding sequence GTGAAAACCATCAACGAAAACCAGACGCTTGGCATCGGCCTTCGGGTCCTTTCGGGGTTTCTTTTTGCGGGCATGTCAATCTGCATCAAGGCGACTTCGGGACAAGTTCCCGTCGGGCAGATCGTCTTCTTTCGCTCGGCCTTTGCGCTGATCCCACTGGTGATCTTTCTCTGGTGGCGTAACGAATTTCCGCGTGGTTTGGCAACGCGGCGCCCATTCGGGCATCTGCTGCGCTCCAGTCTTGGGGCTGCGGCGATGTTTGCATCCTTTGCGTCCATTGCGCGGCTGCCCTTGGCGGAGGCGACGCTGCTGACTTATCTCTCGCCGACCTTCACCAGCATCGCTGGTGTCGTGCTCCTTTCGGAGCGGCTGACCAAATGGCGCGTCGGTGGCGTGCTCCTCGGCCTTGCGGGGGTGGTGACGCTGGTGTGGCCGGAGATCGGTCACGGCGTCATGGATGAGACGCGGATGTGGGGCTACATTCTCGGTCTGCTAATGGGGGTGCTGACTTCCTTCGCCCTCATCATGGTGCGCAGTCTCAGCAGAACGGAAAATCCAGGCGCGATCGCTTTCTACTTCGTCATCGCCTCAATGATCGGCGGCCTGTTCACCTTGCCCTTCGGCTGGGTGATGCCGGATCATATGGGTTTCGCGCTTCTCGTTCTCGCAGGTCTGTTCGGTGGCTTCGCCCATATCGCCATGACGGTGGCTTTTCGACATGCAGAAGCATCTTTGCTCGCTCCCTTCGAATATATCGCGATCCTGTGGCCGATCCTCGCAGACTTGCTGATCTTCAAGTCACCGCTCTCCAGCACTTTCATAACCGCTCTGCCGCTGATCCTCACCGGGGCGGCACTTGCTGCGATGGAGGGAAGGCGGAAGCGTAATCAATCATAG
- a CDS encoding sigma-70 family RNA polymerase sigma factor, translating into MDTQNVSTASEVVVTEEQLAELRMGIADLSPALSAFARRFVRTEEEVDDLVQETILRALRAVHRFTPGTALKSWLFTIMRNTFCTRYKVAQRERIGLPAGVEKMISTPPSQEWRLEHQQVMRAIGDLDSDQKKALLLIADGTSYADAADMCGCRIGTIKSRVSRAREALRRDLY; encoded by the coding sequence ATGGACACGCAAAATGTCAGCACCGCATCCGAAGTGGTTGTCACAGAAGAACAGCTTGCCGAATTGAGAATGGGCATTGCCGATCTCAGCCCTGCTCTTTCCGCCTTTGCCCGTCGCTTTGTTCGCACGGAGGAAGAGGTGGACGATCTCGTTCAGGAAACGATTTTGAGAGCGCTCCGCGCCGTTCATCGGTTCACGCCGGGAACGGCTTTGAAGTCGTGGCTTTTCACCATTATGCGGAACACCTTCTGCACGCGCTACAAGGTCGCTCAGCGAGAGCGCATCGGTCTGCCGGCCGGCGTGGAGAAGATGATCTCCACGCCACCTAGCCAGGAATGGCGCCTGGAACATCAACAGGTCATGCGCGCGATCGGTGATCTGGATTCAGATCAGAAGAAGGCCTTGCTCCTGATTGCGGATGGTACCAGCTATGCCGACGCTGCCGATATGTGTGGCTGCCGCATCGGCACCATCAAGAGCCGTGTCAGTCGCGCCCGTGAGGCGCTGCGCCGCGACCTTTACTGA
- a CDS encoding cysteine hydrolase family protein, whose translation MASTDTNCGNWRHLCIDMQRMFSEETPWQVDWMPKVLGNVGRLVQEWPEQTIFTRFVPPANAKVAPGQWQSYYRKWWMMTGDHMRRELTEVIPELAAFMPPAVDFSKYTYSPWTDGRLHHDLHKRGVDTVVISGGETDVCVLAAVLGAIDLGYRVFLIEDAVCSGQDETHDASLALLRGRFAVQLTLVKTGEMIESLNEILAHP comes from the coding sequence ATGGCTTCCACCGACACGAATTGCGGCAATTGGCGGCACCTGTGCATAGACATGCAGCGGATGTTCTCGGAGGAGACACCATGGCAGGTGGACTGGATGCCGAAGGTCCTCGGCAATGTGGGCCGGCTGGTTCAGGAATGGCCAGAGCAGACCATCTTCACCCGCTTCGTTCCGCCTGCCAATGCGAAGGTCGCCCCGGGTCAATGGCAGTCCTATTACCGCAAATGGTGGATGATGACCGGCGATCATATGCGCCGTGAACTCACCGAGGTTATTCCGGAGCTCGCCGCTTTCATGCCGCCCGCGGTGGACTTTAGCAAATATACTTATTCTCCATGGACGGATGGAAGACTGCATCACGATCTTCACAAGCGGGGCGTTGACACGGTCGTGATCTCCGGTGGAGAGACCGATGTCTGCGTGCTTGCAGCGGTTCTCGGCGCCATCGATCTCGGCTACCGCGTCTTTCTCATCGAAGACGCCGTCTGCAGCGGGCAGGACGAAACGCATGATGCCTCACTGGCGCTGCTGCGAGGACGTTTCGCAGTCCAGCTGACGCTTGTAAAGACCGGGGAGATGATTGAAAGCCTGAACGAAATTCTGGCCCATCCCTGA
- a CDS encoding DUF6894 family protein has protein sequence MAKYYFHVLTSEGRVVDPEGTELEGMDAAHVSAIEDARALMSEAILEGKDISSRKIEICDENGARLQVVAFRSAVTIVD, from the coding sequence ATGGCGAAATACTACTTCCATGTGCTGACGTCTGAAGGACGTGTCGTCGATCCCGAAGGGACCGAGCTGGAAGGCATGGACGCCGCACATGTTTCTGCGATTGAAGATGCTCGTGCTTTGATGAGCGAGGCGATTTTGGAAGGAAAGGATATCTCGTCTCGCAAGATCGAGATTTGCGATGAAAATGGAGCTCGACTCCAAGTCGTTGCCTTCCGATCCGCGGTTACAATCGTGGACTGA
- a CDS encoding Crp/Fnr family transcriptional regulator, protein MDTEQNSVRNKLLKALRPDDFELLRPNMRIVKLNAHEVIEQPHVAIERVIFFETGLASVIGHLSSGKSIEVGLIGREGLTGSAIILGSTQTAHRTFVQVGGYGIAVPSAAVVDAMRASDTLRDVFLTYIHTLLAQTASTVIANGLSKLDKRLARWLLMIHDRIDGATVAMTHEFLAIVLGVRRPGVTVALHILEGKGLIRASRGQITIINRQGLELEAGGSYGRAESEYNRLMRDILER, encoded by the coding sequence ATGGATACTGAACAGAACTCTGTGCGCAACAAACTATTGAAAGCTTTGCGTCCGGACGATTTCGAGCTGCTGCGGCCGAATATGCGGATCGTCAAGCTCAATGCCCATGAAGTGATAGAGCAGCCCCATGTCGCCATCGAACGGGTCATCTTTTTTGAGACTGGCCTCGCCTCCGTTATCGGTCATCTGTCCAGTGGGAAAAGCATCGAGGTGGGACTGATAGGCCGTGAGGGCTTAACGGGATCGGCCATCATACTTGGCAGCACGCAAACAGCACACCGCACCTTTGTCCAGGTGGGCGGCTACGGGATCGCCGTCCCTTCTGCCGCAGTCGTCGATGCCATGAGAGCCAGCGACACGTTACGCGATGTGTTCCTGACCTACATCCATACGTTGTTGGCTCAGACCGCGTCGACCGTCATCGCCAATGGTCTATCAAAACTCGATAAACGTCTCGCGCGCTGGTTGTTGATGATTCATGACCGGATTGATGGTGCGACGGTCGCGATGACGCACGAATTCCTCGCAATTGTTCTTGGAGTGAGACGTCCTGGCGTTACTGTCGCGCTTCATATTCTTGAGGGAAAAGGCCTGATCCGGGCCTCACGCGGCCAGATTACCATCATCAACCGGCAGGGACTGGAGCTTGAAGCCGGGGGCTCCTATGGCAGGGCAGAGAGCGAATACAATCGCCTCATGAGGGATATACTAGAGAGATAA
- a CDS encoding Crp/Fnr family transcriptional regulator, translating into MSEDDEKLGLQNQLISFLPDDIRQELLKRAVATDLHAGDTIIKAGAKIEKVFFICNGIASVLVKSRSGKVTESGIVGREGYVPSGALVDAETSFTEVIMQVPGQAMVLDITAFQALRNRHRILEQLLTCASHALRTQIECTLLSNTTQTVSQRLARWILICHNRVDGNQLHLTHEFLSLMLAVRRPSVTDALHFLEGRGFIRSERAKITIRNRDALEEYAGDIYGLSEEEHDRVFARFRASALLRPAAVDTRSAG; encoded by the coding sequence ATGTCAGAGGACGATGAAAAGCTTGGACTTCAGAACCAGTTAATCTCGTTTCTGCCGGATGACATTCGCCAGGAGCTTCTCAAACGTGCGGTAGCAACCGACCTTCATGCCGGTGACACCATCATCAAGGCAGGGGCGAAGATTGAGAAGGTGTTTTTCATCTGCAACGGGATCGCCTCCGTTCTCGTCAAATCCCGCTCCGGCAAAGTGACGGAATCCGGCATCGTCGGACGTGAAGGTTACGTGCCTTCCGGTGCCCTCGTTGACGCAGAAACGAGCTTCACCGAAGTCATCATGCAAGTGCCGGGACAGGCGATGGTGCTGGACATTACCGCTTTCCAGGCCCTGCGCAATCGTCATCGAATCCTTGAACAGCTGCTGACCTGCGCATCCCATGCGCTCCGGACCCAGATCGAGTGTACTCTGTTGTCCAACACCACGCAGACTGTAAGCCAGCGTCTGGCGCGGTGGATTCTGATCTGCCACAACCGCGTGGACGGCAATCAGCTTCATCTGACGCACGAGTTTCTGTCGCTCATGCTGGCTGTCCGGCGACCGAGCGTCACCGATGCCCTGCATTTTCTCGAAGGTAGAGGCTTCATTCGCTCTGAACGGGCGAAGATCACCATTCGCAATCGCGACGCTCTTGAGGAATATGCAGGCGATATTTATGGCCTGTCCGAAGAAGAGCACGATCGGGTCTTTGCCCGCTTTCGCGCCTCAGCTCTTCTGCGCCCCGCCGCAGTGGATACTCGCTCGGCAGGTTGA